The Aureispira anguillae genome contains a region encoding:
- a CDS encoding TrkH family potassium uptake protein, whose translation MIDFGTISNVVGVLLISLGCFMLTALPFSWYHASGDALAIFYAACSTILVGGLSWLYKFKTKENVGKREGYLIVVIGWIAMSLFSMFPYLFSGVFTTFSDAIFESVSGLTTTGASVLNDIEAVPAGILFWRSLTQWIGGMGIIVLMVAIFPLLGIGGVELFVAEAPGSSLEKIHPRIKEIAKRLWLIYLGLTTLLTFILYGLGMTFFDAINHALTTMATGGFSTKNASIAYFTSPAIQYTLLIFMFLAGVNYTVLYYGLKGKFKKVWRSDEFKTYIFGVLFLTVAVTTTLYCVTDHGLEQSFRDAAFQIVSVITTTGFVSADYTSWTPALSLLFFFLLFVGACAGSTSGGIKLIRHLVFFKNSFLEFKRLLHPNAIIRIKIDNQIVSSRIITHILVFLLIYLMIFLFGSLIMVVILNDFDQPLLSAIGAVATSLGNVGPALADLSPVDNFAAVPPSGKCFLTILMLLGRLELFTILVVFTPYFWKAN comes from the coding sequence ATGATAGATTTTGGTACGATCTCCAATGTTGTAGGAGTTTTATTAATTAGCTTAGGCTGCTTTATGCTTACCGCTCTGCCCTTTTCTTGGTATCATGCAAGTGGTGATGCATTGGCTATCTTTTATGCTGCTTGTTCAACGATTTTAGTGGGCGGATTATCTTGGTTGTATAAATTCAAAACCAAAGAAAATGTTGGCAAACGAGAAGGTTACCTTATTGTTGTCATTGGCTGGATAGCCATGTCATTGTTCAGTATGTTTCCCTACTTATTTAGTGGCGTATTCACGACCTTTAGTGATGCCATTTTTGAGAGCGTATCGGGTCTAACAACAACTGGAGCATCAGTACTCAATGATATAGAAGCTGTTCCAGCAGGAATTCTTTTTTGGCGGAGTCTTACACAATGGATTGGTGGAATGGGGATTATTGTATTAATGGTTGCCATTTTTCCATTATTGGGAATTGGGGGCGTTGAGCTTTTTGTTGCCGAGGCACCAGGGAGTTCCCTAGAAAAAATACACCCACGAATCAAAGAAATTGCCAAGCGTTTATGGCTAATTTACCTTGGTCTAACCACCCTATTAACCTTTATTCTTTATGGGTTGGGCATGACCTTTTTTGATGCCATTAATCATGCTTTAACGACAATGGCTACAGGCGGTTTTTCTACCAAAAATGCTAGTATTGCTTATTTTACCAGTCCAGCCATTCAATATACACTCCTAATTTTTATGTTTTTGGCAGGGGTTAACTATACCGTACTTTATTATGGCTTAAAAGGCAAATTTAAGAAAGTATGGCGCAGTGATGAGTTTAAAACCTACATTTTTGGGGTTTTGTTTTTGACAGTTGCTGTAACAACAACGCTATACTGTGTGACCGATCACGGCTTGGAACAATCCTTTAGAGATGCCGCTTTCCAAATTGTTTCAGTAATTACTACCACGGGTTTTGTATCCGCAGATTATACTTCTTGGACTCCTGCTTTAAGTTTACTGTTCTTTTTTCTTTTGTTTGTGGGAGCCTGCGCAGGGTCAACAAGTGGAGGCATTAAGTTAATCCGTCACTTGGTCTTTTTTAAGAATTCTTTTTTAGAATTCAAACGCCTTTTGCATCCCAATGCAATCATCCGCATAAAGATTGACAATCAGATTGTTTCTTCTCGAATCATTACCCATATTTTGGTATTTTTGTTGATTTACCTCATGATTTTTTTATTTGGCTCCTTAATTATGGTTGTTATTCTCAACGATTTTGACCAGCCTTTGCTTTCTGCAATTGGAGCAGTAGCAACTTCGTTGGGCAATGTAGGCCCCGCACTTGCTGATTTAAGTCCCGTAGATAACTTTGCTGCGGTTCCTCCTTCTGGCAAATGCTTTTTAACCATTTTAATGTTATTAGGACGCCTAGAACTTTTTACAATTTTGGTTGTTTTCACTCCTTATTTTTGGAAAGCTAATTAG